Proteins from a genomic interval of Streptococcus oralis:
- a CDS encoding YoaK family protein, with protein sequence MADKLILPQNTRLMGVFLGFVGGSLDVFCHIQYHSLVATQTGNILLLISDWHDSNVINTMLRFCSIIFFSLGFLFALHMKEYRKTAYWRVKMLLPLFIGTLILPFFSRFPLLEVPFIAFGTGMMMLTFTGSLIEDHPYVIFMTSGNYRKMLTALYRIARREGNVQEYRRQALNYGIVVGSFVVGAISLAVLMHFLHEWSIWIVSLNLFLIMSYYIARVKQLDLQDENI encoded by the coding sequence ATGGCGGATAAATTAATCTTACCTCAAAACACACGATTGATGGGAGTATTTCTTGGGTTTGTAGGTGGTTCTTTGGATGTGTTTTGCCATATTCAATACCATAGTTTGGTAGCGACACAGACAGGGAATATTCTCCTACTGATATCTGATTGGCACGACTCAAATGTTATCAATACGATGCTACGATTCTGCTCCATTATTTTCTTTTCTCTAGGATTTCTGTTTGCATTGCACATGAAAGAATACCGCAAAACGGCCTACTGGCGGGTTAAGATGTTGCTCCCTTTATTTATTGGAACTCTTATTCTACCTTTCTTTTCACGATTTCCTCTATTAGAAGTTCCTTTCATCGCTTTTGGAACAGGAATGATGATGCTAACATTTACGGGCAGTTTGATTGAAGATCATCCCTATGTCATTTTTATGACGTCTGGAAATTACCGAAAGATGCTGACTGCTTTGTATCGCATTGCTAGAAGAGAAGGAAATGTCCAAGAATACCGTCGTCAGGCCTTAAATTATGGGATTGTTGTGGGAAGTTTTGTAGTGGGCGCAATCAGCTTGGCTGTATTGATGCATTTTCTTCATGAATGGTCTATATGGATTGTCAGCCTCAATTTGTTTTTGATTATGTCCTATTATATAGCTAGAGTGAAGCAATTAGATTTACAAGATGAAAATATATAA